One genomic region from Apteryx mantelli isolate bAptMan1 chromosome 7, bAptMan1.hap1, whole genome shotgun sequence encodes:
- the LDB1 gene encoding LIM domain-binding protein 1 isoform X2, translated as MSVGCACPGCSSKSFKLYSPKEPPNGNAFPPFHPGTMLDRDVGPTPMYPPTYLEPGIGRHTPYGNQTDYRIFELNKRLQNWTEECDNLWWDAFTTEFFEDDAMLTITFCLEDGPKRYTIGRTLIPRYFRSIFEGGATELYYVLKHPKESFHNNFVSLDCDQCTMVTQHGKPMFTQVCVEGRLYLEFMFDDMMRIKTWHFSIRQHRELIPRSILAMHAQDPQMLDQLSKNITRCGLSNSTLNYLRLCVILEPMQELMSRHKTYSLSPRDCLKTCLFQKWQRMVAPPAEPARQQPSKRRKRKMSGGSTMSSGGGNTNNSNSKKKSPASTFALSSQDVMVVGEPTLMGGEFGDEDERLITRLENTQFDAANGIDDEDSFNNSPALGANSPWNSKPPSSQESKSENPTSQASQ; from the exons GCTGTTCCTCTAAGTCGTTCAAGCTGTACTCGCCAAAGGAGCCTCCGAACGGCAACGCCTTTCCCCCCTTCCACCCAGGCACCATGCTGGATCGAGATGTGGG ACCTACTCCCATGTACCCACCCACATACCTGGAGCCTGGAATCGG GAGGCACACACCGTACGGGAACCAGACTGACTACAGGATATTTGAGCTCAACAAACGGCTGCAGAACTGGACAGAG GAATGTGACAATCTGTGGTGGGACGCCTTCACCACGGAGTTCTTCGAGGATGACGCCATGTTAACAATCACTTTCTGCTTGGAGGATGGACCAAAGAGATATA CGATCGGCCGGACTCTGATTCCCCGTTACTTCCGCAGCATCTTTGAAGGGGGGGCCACAGAGCTCTACTACGTGCTCAAGCACCCCAAGGAGTCGTTCCACAACAACTTTGTCTCGCTGGACTGCGACCAGTGCACCATGGTGACCCAGCATGGCAAGCCCATGTTCACCCAG GTGTGCGTGGAGGGGCGGCTCTacctggagttcatgtttgatgACATGATGAGGATAAAGACGTGGCATTTCAGCATCCGCCAGCATCGAGAGCTCATCCCCCGCAGCATCCTTGCCATGCAT GCACAGGACCCCCAGATGCTGGACCAGTTATCCAAGAACATCACCCGTTGTGGGCTCTCAAACTCCACACTCAACTACCTCCGA CTCTGTGTAATCCTAGAACCAATGCAGGAGCTCATGTCACGGCACAAGACCTACAGCCTCAGTCCCCGGGACTGCCTCAAGACTTGCCTGTTCCAGAAGTGGCAGCGGATGGTCGCCCCGCCTG CGGAGCCAGCGCGGCAGCAGCCCAGCAAGCGCCGGAAAAGGAAGATGTCGGGGGGCAGCACCATGAGCTCCGGCGGGGGAAACaccaacaacagcaacagcaagaaGAAGAGCCCGGCCAGCACCTTTGCCCTGTCCAGTCAG GATGTGATGGTGGTAGGCGAGCCCACGCTGATGGGGGGGGAGTTTGGGGACGAGGACGAGCGGCTCATCACCCGGCTGGAGAACACGCAGTTCGACGCCGCCAACGGCATCGACGACGAGGACAGCTTCAACAACTCGCCGGCGCTGGGGGCCAACAGCCCCTGGAACAGCAAACCGCCCTCCAGCCAGGAGAGCAAGTCAGAGAACCCCACGTCGCAGGCGTCGCAGTAa
- the LDB1 gene encoding LIM domain-binding protein 1 isoform X1 gives MSVGCACPGCSSKSFKLYSPKEPPNGNAFPPFHPGTMLDRDVGPTPMYPPTYLEPGIGRHTPYGNQTDYRIFELNKRLQNWTEECDNLWWDAFTTEFFEDDAMLTITFCLEDGPKRYTIGRTLIPRYFRSIFEGGATELYYVLKHPKESFHNNFVSLDCDQCTMVTQHGKPMFTQVCVEGRLYLEFMFDDMMRIKTWHFSIRQHRELIPRSILAMHAQDPQMLDQLSKNITRCGLSNSTLNYLRLCVILEPMQELMSRHKTYSLSPRDCLKTCLFQKWQRMVAPPAEPARQQPSKRRKRKMSGGSTMSSGGGNTNNSNSKKKSPASTFALSSQVPDVMVVGEPTLMGGEFGDEDERLITRLENTQFDAANGIDDEDSFNNSPALGANSPWNSKPPSSQESKSENPTSQASQ, from the exons GCTGTTCCTCTAAGTCGTTCAAGCTGTACTCGCCAAAGGAGCCTCCGAACGGCAACGCCTTTCCCCCCTTCCACCCAGGCACCATGCTGGATCGAGATGTGGG ACCTACTCCCATGTACCCACCCACATACCTGGAGCCTGGAATCGG GAGGCACACACCGTACGGGAACCAGACTGACTACAGGATATTTGAGCTCAACAAACGGCTGCAGAACTGGACAGAG GAATGTGACAATCTGTGGTGGGACGCCTTCACCACGGAGTTCTTCGAGGATGACGCCATGTTAACAATCACTTTCTGCTTGGAGGATGGACCAAAGAGATATA CGATCGGCCGGACTCTGATTCCCCGTTACTTCCGCAGCATCTTTGAAGGGGGGGCCACAGAGCTCTACTACGTGCTCAAGCACCCCAAGGAGTCGTTCCACAACAACTTTGTCTCGCTGGACTGCGACCAGTGCACCATGGTGACCCAGCATGGCAAGCCCATGTTCACCCAG GTGTGCGTGGAGGGGCGGCTCTacctggagttcatgtttgatgACATGATGAGGATAAAGACGTGGCATTTCAGCATCCGCCAGCATCGAGAGCTCATCCCCCGCAGCATCCTTGCCATGCAT GCACAGGACCCCCAGATGCTGGACCAGTTATCCAAGAACATCACCCGTTGTGGGCTCTCAAACTCCACACTCAACTACCTCCGA CTCTGTGTAATCCTAGAACCAATGCAGGAGCTCATGTCACGGCACAAGACCTACAGCCTCAGTCCCCGGGACTGCCTCAAGACTTGCCTGTTCCAGAAGTGGCAGCGGATGGTCGCCCCGCCTG CGGAGCCAGCGCGGCAGCAGCCCAGCAAGCGCCGGAAAAGGAAGATGTCGGGGGGCAGCACCATGAGCTCCGGCGGGGGAAACaccaacaacagcaacagcaagaaGAAGAGCCCGGCCAGCACCTTTGCCCTGTCCAGTCAGGTACCT GATGTGATGGTGGTAGGCGAGCCCACGCTGATGGGGGGGGAGTTTGGGGACGAGGACGAGCGGCTCATCACCCGGCTGGAGAACACGCAGTTCGACGCCGCCAACGGCATCGACGACGAGGACAGCTTCAACAACTCGCCGGCGCTGGGGGCCAACAGCCCCTGGAACAGCAAACCGCCCTCCAGCCAGGAGAGCAAGTCAGAGAACCCCACGTCGCAGGCGTCGCAGTAa
- the LDB1 gene encoding LIM domain-binding protein 1 isoform X3 has product MLDRDVGPTPMYPPTYLEPGIGRHTPYGNQTDYRIFELNKRLQNWTEECDNLWWDAFTTEFFEDDAMLTITFCLEDGPKRYTIGRTLIPRYFRSIFEGGATELYYVLKHPKESFHNNFVSLDCDQCTMVTQHGKPMFTQVCVEGRLYLEFMFDDMMRIKTWHFSIRQHRELIPRSILAMHAQDPQMLDQLSKNITRCGLSNSTLNYLRLCVILEPMQELMSRHKTYSLSPRDCLKTCLFQKWQRMVAPPAEPARQQPSKRRKRKMSGGSTMSSGGGNTNNSNSKKKSPASTFALSSQVPDVMVVGEPTLMGGEFGDEDERLITRLENTQFDAANGIDDEDSFNNSPALGANSPWNSKPPSSQESKSENPTSQASQ; this is encoded by the exons ATGCTGGATCGAGATGTGGG ACCTACTCCCATGTACCCACCCACATACCTGGAGCCTGGAATCGG GAGGCACACACCGTACGGGAACCAGACTGACTACAGGATATTTGAGCTCAACAAACGGCTGCAGAACTGGACAGAG GAATGTGACAATCTGTGGTGGGACGCCTTCACCACGGAGTTCTTCGAGGATGACGCCATGTTAACAATCACTTTCTGCTTGGAGGATGGACCAAAGAGATATA CGATCGGCCGGACTCTGATTCCCCGTTACTTCCGCAGCATCTTTGAAGGGGGGGCCACAGAGCTCTACTACGTGCTCAAGCACCCCAAGGAGTCGTTCCACAACAACTTTGTCTCGCTGGACTGCGACCAGTGCACCATGGTGACCCAGCATGGCAAGCCCATGTTCACCCAG GTGTGCGTGGAGGGGCGGCTCTacctggagttcatgtttgatgACATGATGAGGATAAAGACGTGGCATTTCAGCATCCGCCAGCATCGAGAGCTCATCCCCCGCAGCATCCTTGCCATGCAT GCACAGGACCCCCAGATGCTGGACCAGTTATCCAAGAACATCACCCGTTGTGGGCTCTCAAACTCCACACTCAACTACCTCCGA CTCTGTGTAATCCTAGAACCAATGCAGGAGCTCATGTCACGGCACAAGACCTACAGCCTCAGTCCCCGGGACTGCCTCAAGACTTGCCTGTTCCAGAAGTGGCAGCGGATGGTCGCCCCGCCTG CGGAGCCAGCGCGGCAGCAGCCCAGCAAGCGCCGGAAAAGGAAGATGTCGGGGGGCAGCACCATGAGCTCCGGCGGGGGAAACaccaacaacagcaacagcaagaaGAAGAGCCCGGCCAGCACCTTTGCCCTGTCCAGTCAGGTACCT GATGTGATGGTGGTAGGCGAGCCCACGCTGATGGGGGGGGAGTTTGGGGACGAGGACGAGCGGCTCATCACCCGGCTGGAGAACACGCAGTTCGACGCCGCCAACGGCATCGACGACGAGGACAGCTTCAACAACTCGCCGGCGCTGGGGGCCAACAGCCCCTGGAACAGCAAACCGCCCTCCAGCCAGGAGAGCAAGTCAGAGAACCCCACGTCGCAGGCGTCGCAGTAa
- the LOC106495437 gene encoding prominin-1-A-like isoform X3 — protein MELGNVSQPAYGPGPEPPGSSTPGLVGMVHGFLRLVQPNALPAELIAELGREESSREQVQELLRYELGFLVCAAIGLLFIILVPLVGCCFCCCRCCGNCGGRMYQKQGRRSGCRRRALYASVLLVSAVLLAGDVCAFISNSRLSQAVSGTFPNVNATAGDLRAYLASIPEQINFIAASSDVPLGRANASLQSIGPTLGGVIISGIRRSVNEAVGSLQSLLGVMGTLAAAFGGINSTSRRLEELQSDYSQWLAGLRATINRTLQDCGQPCGDVSLGSLEFKANFSAIPSVEQQLKALEDVSGSNLVANLEKVNRTLNETPDKVHEQSRDVVTKTQGQLGQIRQAISNMPERLPVKNLESSGVAFLDNATSTLEEYREPVTAFEKLRWSVCALLCCMVLLVVICNVFGLVLGPLGLEAAALPTERGCLSNAGGNFFMAGVGFSFLFSWLLMLVVLVPFVLGGNIYMLFCQSLQNQQLFQLLDTPGLIPGFNLSQVLGEGSTNISELYRQCRDDAALWQTLHLDQWVSLDELLNISQYTAEISTAFEKVNITLSPISLLNQSHKDLLLKASRLGQPPDFARSLAQLDQNVTRGSLQDLAAELELLAEKAGAGAKQDLEDGARKLRELDREMNVSFSRLLQNLKEDIYLVERRAGGLQAQTNATLQKVEQTQASLGRETASIIRNETRAFLQQLLGFFETYVAWAKSSLTREVARCKPVARTLDSVEAMACDYILDSVNAFWFSLGWCTFLLLPSIILAVRLAKFYRRMDSTDVYETEVLEMARTLNSFQIPRVAARK, from the exons ATGGAGCTGGGCAACGTGTCGCAGCCGGCGTACggcccggggccggagccgccggggaGCAGCACGCCGGGCCTCGTGGGCATGGTGCACGGCTTCCTGCGGCTGGTGCAGCCCAACGCCCTGCCCGCAG AGCTGATCGCGGAGCTGGGGCGCGAGGAGTCCAGCAGGGAGCAGGTCCAGGAG ctgctgcgCTATGAATTGGGATTCCTGGTGTGCGCGGCCATCGGCCTCCTCTTCATCATCCTCGTGCCCCTGGTGggatgctgcttctgctgctgccgctgctgcgggAACTGCGGGGGCCGCATGTACCAGAAGCAgggccggcggagcggctgccgccgccgggctctCTACGCCTCCGTCCTGCTGGTCTCGGCCGTGCTCCT CGCCGGCGACGTCTGCGCCTTCATCAGCAACAGCCGCCTCTCCCAGGCCGTGAGCGGCACCTTCCCCAACGTCAACGCCACCGCGGGCGACCTCCGTGCCTACCTGGCCTCCATCCCCGAG CAAATCAACTTCATCGCGGCCAGCAGCGACGTCCCGCTGGGCCGCGCCAACGCCAGCCTCCAGA GCATCGGACCCACCCTGGGCGGCGTGATCATCTCCGGCATCAGGAGGAGCGTGAACGAGGCAGTGGGATCCCTCCAGAGCCTGCTGGGAG TGATGGGGACGCTGGCCGCTGCCTTCGGCGGCATCAACAGCACTAGCCGGCGCCTCGAGGAGCTGCAGAGCGACTACAGCCAGTGGCTGGCCGGCCTGCGGGCCACCATCAATCGCACCCTGCAGGACTGCGGGCAGCCCTGCGGCGACGTGTCCCTGGGCAGCCTCGAGTTCAAGGCCAACTTCAGCGCG ATCCCCAGCGtggagcagcagctgaaggccCTGGAAGATGTGTCCGGCTCCAACCTGGTGGCCAATTTGGAGAAG GTTAACCGCACGCTGAACGAGACCCCTGACAAGGTGCACGAGCAGTCCCGGGACGTGGTGACAA AAACCCAGGGCCAGCTGGGCCAGATCAGGCAGGCGATCAGCAACATGCCCGAGCGCCTCCCGGTCAAGAACTTGGAGAGCAGCGGCGTCGCCTTTCTGGACAACGCCACGTCCACGCTGGAGGAATACAGAGAGCCGGTGACCGCCTTTGAGAAGCTCAG GTGGAGCGTGTGTGCCCTCCTGTGCTGCATGGTGCTGCTGGTGGTCATCTGCAACGTGTTCGGGCTGGTGCTGGGGCCCCTGGGCCTCGAGGCAGCCGCGCTGCCCACGGAGCGGGGCTGCCTCTCCAACGCCGGCGGGAACTTCTTCATGGC AGGGGTCGGCTTCAGCTTCCTCTTCTCCTGGCTGCTGATGCTGGTGGTGCTGGTCCCCTTCGTGCTGGGGGGCAACATCTACATGCTCTTCTGCCAGTCCCTGCAAAACCAGCAGCTCTTCCAG CTCCTGGATACCCCCGGCCTGATCCCCGGCTTCAACTTGTCGCAGGTGCTGGGCGAGGGCAGCACAAACATCTCAGAGCTGTACAG gcagtgccgGGACGACGCTGCCCTGTGGCAAACGCTGCACCTCGACCAGTGGGTCTCCCTGGACGAGCTCTTGAACATCAGTCAG TACACCGCAGAGATCTCCACGGCCTTTGAGAAGGTGAACATCACCCTGAGCCCCATCTCCCTGCTCAACCAGAGCCACAAGGACCTGCTGCTGAAGGCCAGCCGCCTGGGGCAGCCGCCCGACTTTGCCCGCAGCCTGGCGCAG CTGGATCAGAACGTGACCCGTGGAAGCCTCCAGGATCTGGCCGCAGAGCTGGAGCTGCTGGCAGAGAAAGCG GGCGCAGGTGCCAAACAGGACCTGGAGGATGGAGCCAgaaagctgagggagctggacagGGAGATGAACGTGAGCTTCTCCAGGCTGCTG CAAAACCTGAAGGAGGACATCTACTTGGtggagcgccgggccggcgggCTGCAG GCGCAGACCAACGCGACGCTGCAGAAAGTGGAGCAAACGCAGGCGTCCCTGGGCAGGGAGACGGCGAGCATCATTCGGAAC GAGACGCGGgccttcctgcagcagctgctgggcttCTTCGAGACCTACGTGGCCTGGGCCAAGAGCAGC CTGACGAGAGAGGTGGCGCGGTGCAAGCCCGTAGCTCGGACCCTGGACAGCGTGGAGGCCATGGCCTGCGACTACATCCTGGACTCTGTG AACGCCTTCTGGTTCAGCCTGGGCTGGTGCACCTTCCTCCTGCTGCCCAGCATCATCCTCGCCGTGCGACTGGCCAAGTTTTACCGCCGGATGGACTCCACCGATGTCTACGA gACCGAAGTCTTGGAGAT GGCACGCACGCTGAACTCGTTCCAAATTCCCCGGGTGGCTGCGAGGAAGTAG
- the LOC106495437 gene encoding prominin-1-A-like isoform X1, with product MELGNVSQPAYGPGPEPPGSSTPGLVGMVHGFLRLVQPNALPAELIAELGREESSREQVQELLRYELGFLVCAAIGLLFIILVPLVGCCFCCCRCCGNCGGRMYQKQGRRSGCRRRALYASVLLVSAVLLAGDVCAFISNSRLSQAVSGTFPNVNATAGDLRAYLASIPEQINFIAASSDVPLGRANASLQSIGPTLGGVIISGIRRSVNEAVGSLQSLLGVMGTLAAAFGGINSTSRRLEELQSDYSQWLAGLRATINRTLQDCGQPCGDVSLGSLEFKANFSAIPSVEQQLKALEDVSGSNLVANLEKVNRTLNETPDKVHEQSRDVVTKTQGQLGQIRQAISNMPERLPVKNLESSGVAFLDNATSTLEEYREPVTAFEKLRWSVCALLCCMVLLVVICNVFGLVLGPLGLEAAALPTERGCLSNAGGNFFMAGVGFSFLFSWLLMLVVLVPFVLGGNIYMLFCQSLQNQQLFQLLDTPGLIPGFNLSQVLGEGSTNISELYRQCRDDAALWQTLHLDQWVSLDELLNISQYTAEISTAFEKVNITLSPISLLNQSHKDLLLKASRLGQPPDFARSLAQLDQNVTRGSLQDLAAELELLAEKAGAGAKQDLEDGARKLRELDREMNVSFSRLLQNLKEDIYLVERRAGGLQAQTNATLQKVEQTQASLGRETASIIRNETRAFLQQLLGFFETYVAWAKSSLTREVARCKPVARTLDSVEAMACDYILDSVNAFWFSLGWCTFLLLPSIILAVRLAKFYRRMDSTDVYETEVLEIR from the exons ATGGAGCTGGGCAACGTGTCGCAGCCGGCGTACggcccggggccggagccgccggggaGCAGCACGCCGGGCCTCGTGGGCATGGTGCACGGCTTCCTGCGGCTGGTGCAGCCCAACGCCCTGCCCGCAG AGCTGATCGCGGAGCTGGGGCGCGAGGAGTCCAGCAGGGAGCAGGTCCAGGAG ctgctgcgCTATGAATTGGGATTCCTGGTGTGCGCGGCCATCGGCCTCCTCTTCATCATCCTCGTGCCCCTGGTGggatgctgcttctgctgctgccgctgctgcgggAACTGCGGGGGCCGCATGTACCAGAAGCAgggccggcggagcggctgccgccgccgggctctCTACGCCTCCGTCCTGCTGGTCTCGGCCGTGCTCCT CGCCGGCGACGTCTGCGCCTTCATCAGCAACAGCCGCCTCTCCCAGGCCGTGAGCGGCACCTTCCCCAACGTCAACGCCACCGCGGGCGACCTCCGTGCCTACCTGGCCTCCATCCCCGAG CAAATCAACTTCATCGCGGCCAGCAGCGACGTCCCGCTGGGCCGCGCCAACGCCAGCCTCCAGA GCATCGGACCCACCCTGGGCGGCGTGATCATCTCCGGCATCAGGAGGAGCGTGAACGAGGCAGTGGGATCCCTCCAGAGCCTGCTGGGAG TGATGGGGACGCTGGCCGCTGCCTTCGGCGGCATCAACAGCACTAGCCGGCGCCTCGAGGAGCTGCAGAGCGACTACAGCCAGTGGCTGGCCGGCCTGCGGGCCACCATCAATCGCACCCTGCAGGACTGCGGGCAGCCCTGCGGCGACGTGTCCCTGGGCAGCCTCGAGTTCAAGGCCAACTTCAGCGCG ATCCCCAGCGtggagcagcagctgaaggccCTGGAAGATGTGTCCGGCTCCAACCTGGTGGCCAATTTGGAGAAG GTTAACCGCACGCTGAACGAGACCCCTGACAAGGTGCACGAGCAGTCCCGGGACGTGGTGACAA AAACCCAGGGCCAGCTGGGCCAGATCAGGCAGGCGATCAGCAACATGCCCGAGCGCCTCCCGGTCAAGAACTTGGAGAGCAGCGGCGTCGCCTTTCTGGACAACGCCACGTCCACGCTGGAGGAATACAGAGAGCCGGTGACCGCCTTTGAGAAGCTCAG GTGGAGCGTGTGTGCCCTCCTGTGCTGCATGGTGCTGCTGGTGGTCATCTGCAACGTGTTCGGGCTGGTGCTGGGGCCCCTGGGCCTCGAGGCAGCCGCGCTGCCCACGGAGCGGGGCTGCCTCTCCAACGCCGGCGGGAACTTCTTCATGGC AGGGGTCGGCTTCAGCTTCCTCTTCTCCTGGCTGCTGATGCTGGTGGTGCTGGTCCCCTTCGTGCTGGGGGGCAACATCTACATGCTCTTCTGCCAGTCCCTGCAAAACCAGCAGCTCTTCCAG CTCCTGGATACCCCCGGCCTGATCCCCGGCTTCAACTTGTCGCAGGTGCTGGGCGAGGGCAGCACAAACATCTCAGAGCTGTACAG gcagtgccgGGACGACGCTGCCCTGTGGCAAACGCTGCACCTCGACCAGTGGGTCTCCCTGGACGAGCTCTTGAACATCAGTCAG TACACCGCAGAGATCTCCACGGCCTTTGAGAAGGTGAACATCACCCTGAGCCCCATCTCCCTGCTCAACCAGAGCCACAAGGACCTGCTGCTGAAGGCCAGCCGCCTGGGGCAGCCGCCCGACTTTGCCCGCAGCCTGGCGCAG CTGGATCAGAACGTGACCCGTGGAAGCCTCCAGGATCTGGCCGCAGAGCTGGAGCTGCTGGCAGAGAAAGCG GGCGCAGGTGCCAAACAGGACCTGGAGGATGGAGCCAgaaagctgagggagctggacagGGAGATGAACGTGAGCTTCTCCAGGCTGCTG CAAAACCTGAAGGAGGACATCTACTTGGtggagcgccgggccggcgggCTGCAG GCGCAGACCAACGCGACGCTGCAGAAAGTGGAGCAAACGCAGGCGTCCCTGGGCAGGGAGACGGCGAGCATCATTCGGAAC GAGACGCGGgccttcctgcagcagctgctgggcttCTTCGAGACCTACGTGGCCTGGGCCAAGAGCAGC CTGACGAGAGAGGTGGCGCGGTGCAAGCCCGTAGCTCGGACCCTGGACAGCGTGGAGGCCATGGCCTGCGACTACATCCTGGACTCTGTG AACGCCTTCTGGTTCAGCCTGGGCTGGTGCACCTTCCTCCTGCTGCCCAGCATCATCCTCGCCGTGCGACTGGCCAAGTTTTACCGCCGGATGGACTCCACCGATGTCTACGA gACCGAAGTCTTGGAGAT TAGGTGA
- the LOC106495437 gene encoding prominin-1-A-like isoform X2 has protein sequence MELGNVSQPAYGPGPEPPGSSTPGLVGMVHGFLRLVQPNALPAELIAELGREESSREQVQELLRYELGFLVCAAIGLLFIILVPLVGCCFCCCRCCGNCGGRMYQKQGRRSGCRRRALYASVLLVSAVLLAGDVCAFISNSRLSQAVSGTFPNVNATAGDLRAYLASIPEQINFIAASSDVPLGRANASLQSIGPTLGGVIISGIRRSVNEAVGSLQSLLGVMGTLAAAFGGINSTSRRLEELQSDYSQWLAGLRATINRTLQDCGQPCGDVSLGSLEFKANFSAIPSVEQQLKALEDVSGSNLVANLEKVNRTLNETPDKVHEQSRDVVTKTQGQLGQIRQAISNMPERLPVKNLESSGVAFLDNATSTLEEYREPVTAFEKLRWSVCALLCCMVLLVVICNVFGLVLGPLGLEAAALPTERGCLSNAGGNFFMAGVGFSFLFSWLLMLVVLVPFVLGGNIYMLFCQSLQNQQLFQLLDTPGLIPGFNLSQVLGEGSTNISELYRQCRDDAALWQTLHLDQWVSLDELLNISQYTAEISTAFEKVNITLSPISLLNQSHKDLLLKASRLGQPPDFARSLAQLDQNVTRGSLQDLAAELELLAEKAGAGAKQDLEDGARKLRELDREMNVSFSRLLQNLKEDIYLVERRAGGLQAQTNATLQKVEQTQASLGRETASIIRNETRAFLQQLLGFFETYVAWAKSSLTREVARCKPVARTLDSVEAMACDYILDSVNAFWFSLGWCTFLLLPSIILAVRLAKFYRRMDSTDVYETEVLEM, from the exons ATGGAGCTGGGCAACGTGTCGCAGCCGGCGTACggcccggggccggagccgccggggaGCAGCACGCCGGGCCTCGTGGGCATGGTGCACGGCTTCCTGCGGCTGGTGCAGCCCAACGCCCTGCCCGCAG AGCTGATCGCGGAGCTGGGGCGCGAGGAGTCCAGCAGGGAGCAGGTCCAGGAG ctgctgcgCTATGAATTGGGATTCCTGGTGTGCGCGGCCATCGGCCTCCTCTTCATCATCCTCGTGCCCCTGGTGggatgctgcttctgctgctgccgctgctgcgggAACTGCGGGGGCCGCATGTACCAGAAGCAgggccggcggagcggctgccgccgccgggctctCTACGCCTCCGTCCTGCTGGTCTCGGCCGTGCTCCT CGCCGGCGACGTCTGCGCCTTCATCAGCAACAGCCGCCTCTCCCAGGCCGTGAGCGGCACCTTCCCCAACGTCAACGCCACCGCGGGCGACCTCCGTGCCTACCTGGCCTCCATCCCCGAG CAAATCAACTTCATCGCGGCCAGCAGCGACGTCCCGCTGGGCCGCGCCAACGCCAGCCTCCAGA GCATCGGACCCACCCTGGGCGGCGTGATCATCTCCGGCATCAGGAGGAGCGTGAACGAGGCAGTGGGATCCCTCCAGAGCCTGCTGGGAG TGATGGGGACGCTGGCCGCTGCCTTCGGCGGCATCAACAGCACTAGCCGGCGCCTCGAGGAGCTGCAGAGCGACTACAGCCAGTGGCTGGCCGGCCTGCGGGCCACCATCAATCGCACCCTGCAGGACTGCGGGCAGCCCTGCGGCGACGTGTCCCTGGGCAGCCTCGAGTTCAAGGCCAACTTCAGCGCG ATCCCCAGCGtggagcagcagctgaaggccCTGGAAGATGTGTCCGGCTCCAACCTGGTGGCCAATTTGGAGAAG GTTAACCGCACGCTGAACGAGACCCCTGACAAGGTGCACGAGCAGTCCCGGGACGTGGTGACAA AAACCCAGGGCCAGCTGGGCCAGATCAGGCAGGCGATCAGCAACATGCCCGAGCGCCTCCCGGTCAAGAACTTGGAGAGCAGCGGCGTCGCCTTTCTGGACAACGCCACGTCCACGCTGGAGGAATACAGAGAGCCGGTGACCGCCTTTGAGAAGCTCAG GTGGAGCGTGTGTGCCCTCCTGTGCTGCATGGTGCTGCTGGTGGTCATCTGCAACGTGTTCGGGCTGGTGCTGGGGCCCCTGGGCCTCGAGGCAGCCGCGCTGCCCACGGAGCGGGGCTGCCTCTCCAACGCCGGCGGGAACTTCTTCATGGC AGGGGTCGGCTTCAGCTTCCTCTTCTCCTGGCTGCTGATGCTGGTGGTGCTGGTCCCCTTCGTGCTGGGGGGCAACATCTACATGCTCTTCTGCCAGTCCCTGCAAAACCAGCAGCTCTTCCAG CTCCTGGATACCCCCGGCCTGATCCCCGGCTTCAACTTGTCGCAGGTGCTGGGCGAGGGCAGCACAAACATCTCAGAGCTGTACAG gcagtgccgGGACGACGCTGCCCTGTGGCAAACGCTGCACCTCGACCAGTGGGTCTCCCTGGACGAGCTCTTGAACATCAGTCAG TACACCGCAGAGATCTCCACGGCCTTTGAGAAGGTGAACATCACCCTGAGCCCCATCTCCCTGCTCAACCAGAGCCACAAGGACCTGCTGCTGAAGGCCAGCCGCCTGGGGCAGCCGCCCGACTTTGCCCGCAGCCTGGCGCAG CTGGATCAGAACGTGACCCGTGGAAGCCTCCAGGATCTGGCCGCAGAGCTGGAGCTGCTGGCAGAGAAAGCG GGCGCAGGTGCCAAACAGGACCTGGAGGATGGAGCCAgaaagctgagggagctggacagGGAGATGAACGTGAGCTTCTCCAGGCTGCTG CAAAACCTGAAGGAGGACATCTACTTGGtggagcgccgggccggcgggCTGCAG GCGCAGACCAACGCGACGCTGCAGAAAGTGGAGCAAACGCAGGCGTCCCTGGGCAGGGAGACGGCGAGCATCATTCGGAAC GAGACGCGGgccttcctgcagcagctgctgggcttCTTCGAGACCTACGTGGCCTGGGCCAAGAGCAGC CTGACGAGAGAGGTGGCGCGGTGCAAGCCCGTAGCTCGGACCCTGGACAGCGTGGAGGCCATGGCCTGCGACTACATCCTGGACTCTGTG AACGCCTTCTGGTTCAGCCTGGGCTGGTGCACCTTCCTCCTGCTGCCCAGCATCATCCTCGCCGTGCGACTGGCCAAGTTTTACCGCCGGATGGACTCCACCGATGTCTACGA gACCGAAGTCTTGGAGAT GTGA